In Saccharothrix violaceirubra, the following are encoded in one genomic region:
- a CDS encoding nucleoside hydrolase — protein sequence MRGPLIVDTDVGGDPDDAVALVVAAAEPDLALVTTVDELGGRRARFARHLLDLLGRADVPVVAGADLGNTRMDCVPEPEPVDDRPTDVLGAVAAVCASTTGPVRWTGLGPATNLARILDTDLADRLVVTQMGGALRYRDPTRAEHNFRVDPEAAVVLLDRATRPTLVLSDTTFTPAIGIARDSPTHRRLTAPSAPAWAGLLADHLDRWFTRFHPVTLQHDALTLSLVLGLPFVETAPHRIAIDGIGRTTTAPDGHKVLLSVGADHRAFMAWLADRLS from the coding sequence GTGAGGGGCCCGCTGATCGTGGACACCGACGTCGGCGGCGACCCGGACGACGCCGTCGCCCTCGTCGTCGCGGCGGCCGAGCCCGACCTGGCGCTCGTGACCACAGTGGACGAACTGGGCGGCCGGCGGGCGCGGTTCGCGCGACACCTCCTCGACCTGCTCGGCCGCGCGGACGTCCCCGTCGTCGCCGGGGCCGACCTCGGCAACACCCGGATGGACTGCGTCCCGGAGCCGGAGCCGGTCGACGACCGACCCACCGACGTGCTCGGCGCGGTCGCCGCCGTGTGCGCGTCGACCACGGGTCCGGTGCGGTGGACCGGCCTCGGACCGGCGACCAACCTCGCCCGGATCCTCGACACCGACCTGGCCGACCGGCTCGTCGTCACGCAGATGGGCGGCGCGCTGCGCTACCGCGACCCGACGCGCGCCGAGCACAACTTCCGGGTCGACCCGGAAGCCGCCGTCGTCCTGCTCGACCGCGCGACCCGGCCCACCCTCGTCCTCTCGGACACGACCTTCACCCCTGCGATCGGGATCGCCCGCGACTCCCCGACGCACCGCCGCCTGACCGCGCCGTCGGCGCCGGCCTGGGCCGGTCTGCTCGCCGACCACCTCGACCGCTGGTTCACGCGCTTCCACCCCGTCACGCTCCAGCACGACGCTCTCACCCTGTCTCTCGTCCTCGGCCTGCCGTTCGTCGAGACCGCGCCGCACCGGATCGCGATCGACGGGATCGGCCGCACCACCACGGCGCCGGACGGGCACAAGGTCCTGCTGAGCGTGGGTGCCGACCACCGGGCCTTCATGGCCTGGCTCGCCGACCGACTGTCCTGA
- the rho gene encoding transcription termination factor Rho, with protein sequence MALDRWGLREPRLVGSLATSSPSRVRVALRGSPSKIPPGRLYALRRSPSGPWVRSSSSRIREKTLSTHQSTMESALAGGVLDIADNRAFLRTQSFLPEPDDVRVPIRLVRQHGLRRGDAVTGQADARELLTVDTVNGLHPRHSPARPVFQDLTAVHPTDRLRLETDPHELTTRVIDLVMPIGKGQRALVVAPPKAGKTTVLRSIAHGIAKNHPECHLMFVLVGERPEEVTDLARSVPAEVVAATFDRPPRDHTILAELAAERARRLVELGRDVVILFDSLTRLGRAYNLTATGSGRVLSGGVDSTSLVPPKRFLGAARNIEGGGSLTIVATALVDTGSVGDSLIFEEYKGTGNAELRLDRALARRRTFPAVDVTTSGTRREDLLLTEAELRTTRALRRALDKREAPVEALLDGLRKTHDNAEFLGRLIR encoded by the coding sequence ATGGCCCTGGACCGGTGGGGGTTGCGCGAGCCCCGGCTTGTCGGTAGCCTGGCCACATCTTCACCCTCGCGGGTACGGGTTGCCCTCCGCGGGAGTCCTTCGAAAATCCCGCCCGGTCGGCTGTACGCACTTCGCCGTTCCCCCTCCGGGCCGTGGGTTCGCTCTTCATCGTCCCGGATCAGGGAGAAAACCTTGAGCACACATCAGTCCACAATGGAATCCGCATTGGCGGGCGGTGTCCTGGACATCGCCGACAACCGCGCTTTCCTGCGCACGCAGAGCTTCCTGCCCGAACCCGACGACGTCCGGGTGCCGATCCGGCTCGTCCGACAGCACGGTCTCCGGCGCGGCGACGCCGTCACCGGCCAGGCCGACGCACGCGAACTGCTCACCGTCGACACCGTCAACGGCCTGCACCCCAGGCATTCCCCGGCGCGGCCCGTGTTCCAGGACCTCACCGCCGTCCACCCGACGGACCGGCTGCGGCTGGAGACCGACCCGCACGAGCTGACCACCCGCGTCATCGACCTGGTGATGCCCATCGGCAAGGGCCAGCGCGCCCTGGTCGTCGCGCCGCCCAAGGCCGGGAAGACGACCGTGCTGCGGTCGATCGCCCACGGCATCGCGAAGAACCACCCCGAGTGCCACCTGATGTTCGTCCTGGTCGGCGAGCGCCCCGAGGAGGTGACCGACCTGGCGCGCTCCGTGCCCGCCGAGGTCGTGGCCGCCACGTTCGACCGGCCGCCGCGCGACCACACGATCCTCGCCGAGCTGGCCGCCGAACGCGCACGCCGACTGGTCGAACTCGGCCGGGACGTCGTGATCCTGTTCGACTCCCTCACCCGCCTCGGCCGCGCCTACAACCTCACCGCCACCGGTTCCGGGCGGGTGCTCTCCGGCGGTGTCGACTCGACCTCTTTGGTGCCGCCCAAGAGGTTCCTGGGCGCCGCGCGCAACATCGAGGGCGGCGGATCGCTGACGATCGTCGCCACCGCGCTGGTCGACACCGGCTCGGTCGGCGACTCGCTGATCTTCGAGGAGTACAAGGGCACCGGCAATGCCGAACTCCGGCTCGACCGCGCGCTCGCCCGGCGCCGCACCTTCCCGGCCGTCGACGTGACCACGTCCGGTACGCGCCGCGAAGACCTCCTGCTCACCGAAGCGGAACTACGCACGACCCGCGCCCTGCGGCGGGCGTTGGACAAGCGCGAGGCACCGGTGGAAGCCCTGCTCGACGGCCTGCGCAAGACCCACGACAACGCGGAGTTCCTCGGCAGGCTCATCCGGTGA
- a CDS encoding LuxR C-terminal-related transcriptional regulator: MSERHDPSETGRPVPPPKLRVPGMEAPLVERDRLHACLDGRTTTTAPPVTLVLGPAGAGKTTALALWARRRSDSTRVAWVTLDAQDDSPVGLWSAIREALPAGLAPRDRLPDLPPATTPEFAAAVIAALDHVTTPVHLVVDDVHLLTDRIALHGLELLVRHTPKSLRLVLSGRSAPPVRLSRLRLEGRLRLVDARDLAFTRAEAEELFAGHRLRVTADALDAIMARTEGWTAGLRLATLVLAESAPAEFSGALPAVADYITEEILGDYDEQVRDFLVATSVCAEVCGDLGAVVAEQPDAGRFLERLSRDNALVSAVDGADGWYRYHPLLRDHLSAELDRGAPHDRKRSHLAAARWHRDAGRAIDALDHAVRAEDATLAAELVAEHGLREVLRGNGDRLHDLVTSTPRMACGAAAATAALAALDEGDLAGADWSLDGVEVGRSPRHRALSAVVRLRRARFTGDLTDALRTLPTPTTGDVALDLAIRLERGIATLWLGDHRAAEQELRAALDLASREGLDHAALVASVHLTAAAAARGDTVGVTDHGDRSMAIAAARGWENRPACVLVYAVLAAEAHRRLDDALARRMVTLAAEALPRHADRTVELAVAAVEAITTFEDAEDPHAVVSALWKQWQGFSEPYVAPHLVASVVPTTQRMALRVGEPGWAGDMVTHVEAVLGTCGELALLQAVVHSQRGRAAQARKVLEPVLRGELPVVVPTTLVDAWLLEAGLVDREGNSQQAHEALRKALATAEPADALRSFHNAGKPVRDLLAKGAGRFGRLDRFATAVLTTVPTPRTGDPDSLTGRERALLVELPSMRTAEEIADSMYVSINTVKTHLRGIYRKLGVSQRRDAVVVARRLGLI; this comes from the coding sequence ATGTCGGAGCGGCACGACCCGTCGGAGACCGGGCGCCCGGTCCCACCGCCGAAGCTGCGCGTGCCCGGTATGGAGGCACCGCTGGTCGAGCGCGACCGGCTGCACGCCTGTCTCGACGGCCGCACCACGACCACCGCGCCGCCGGTGACCCTGGTCCTGGGTCCGGCCGGTGCGGGCAAGACGACCGCGTTGGCCCTGTGGGCGCGTCGCCGGTCGGACTCCACCCGGGTCGCGTGGGTGACCCTCGACGCGCAGGACGACTCGCCGGTCGGGCTGTGGTCGGCGATCCGGGAGGCCCTGCCGGCGGGGCTGGCCCCCCGCGACCGGCTGCCGGACCTGCCGCCCGCGACCACGCCCGAGTTCGCGGCGGCCGTGATCGCCGCGCTCGACCACGTGACGACGCCGGTCCACCTGGTGGTCGACGACGTCCACTTGCTGACCGACCGGATCGCCTTGCACGGCCTGGAGCTGCTCGTCCGCCACACGCCCAAGTCCCTGCGGCTCGTCCTGTCCGGACGATCCGCGCCGCCTGTCCGCCTGTCCCGGCTGCGCCTGGAGGGCCGGTTGCGCCTGGTCGACGCCCGGGACCTGGCGTTCACCCGGGCCGAGGCCGAGGAGTTGTTCGCCGGGCACCGCCTGCGGGTCACCGCCGACGCGCTCGACGCGATCATGGCCCGGACCGAGGGTTGGACGGCGGGCCTGCGCCTGGCCACGCTCGTGCTGGCCGAATCGGCACCGGCCGAGTTCTCCGGCGCGCTGCCGGCCGTGGCCGACTACATCACCGAGGAGATCCTGGGCGACTACGACGAGCAGGTGCGCGACTTCCTCGTGGCCACGAGCGTGTGCGCGGAGGTGTGCGGCGACCTGGGCGCGGTCGTGGCCGAACAGCCCGACGCGGGCCGCTTCCTGGAACGCCTGTCGCGCGACAACGCGCTCGTCTCTGCCGTGGACGGTGCCGACGGCTGGTACCGCTACCACCCGCTGCTGCGCGACCACCTGTCCGCGGAACTCGACCGGGGTGCCCCGCACGACCGGAAGCGCTCGCACCTGGCCGCCGCGCGGTGGCACCGCGACGCCGGGCGCGCGATCGACGCCCTGGACCACGCGGTCCGCGCCGAGGACGCGACGTTGGCCGCCGAACTCGTCGCCGAACACGGCCTGCGGGAAGTCCTGCGCGGCAACGGGGACCGCCTGCACGACCTCGTGACGTCCACACCGCGCATGGCCTGTGGCGCCGCCGCGGCCACCGCCGCGCTGGCCGCGCTGGACGAGGGCGACCTCGCCGGCGCGGACTGGTCGCTCGACGGTGTCGAGGTCGGTCGTTCGCCTCGCCACCGCGCGTTGAGCGCGGTGGTCCGCCTGCGTCGGGCCAGGTTCACCGGCGACCTGACCGACGCCCTGCGGACGTTGCCCACGCCGACGACGGGCGACGTCGCCCTCGACCTGGCGATCCGGCTGGAACGCGGGATCGCCACGCTGTGGCTGGGCGATCACCGTGCCGCCGAACAGGAACTGCGCGCCGCCCTGGACCTGGCGTCGCGCGAGGGTCTCGATCATGCCGCGCTGGTGGCGTCGGTCCATCTCACGGCCGCCGCGGCGGCCCGGGGCGACACCGTCGGCGTGACCGATCACGGGGACCGCTCGATGGCCATCGCCGCCGCTCGCGGCTGGGAGAACCGGCCCGCCTGCGTGCTCGTCTACGCGGTGCTCGCCGCCGAAGCGCACCGACGGCTCGACGACGCCCTGGCACGCCGTATGGTCACGCTCGCGGCGGAGGCGTTGCCCCGGCACGCGGACCGCACGGTCGAGCTGGCCGTGGCCGCGGTGGAGGCGATCACCACGTTCGAGGACGCCGAGGACCCGCACGCCGTGGTGTCGGCGTTGTGGAAGCAGTGGCAGGGCTTCTCCGAACCGTACGTGGCGCCCCACCTGGTCGCGTCCGTGGTGCCCACGACCCAGCGCATGGCGCTGCGCGTGGGCGAACCGGGCTGGGCGGGCGACATGGTGACGCACGTCGAGGCGGTCCTGGGCACGTGCGGTGAACTCGCCCTGCTCCAGGCCGTGGTGCACAGCCAGCGCGGCCGTGCCGCCCAGGCCAGGAAAGTGCTGGAACCGGTGTTACGCGGCGAACTTCCGGTGGTCGTGCCCACGACCCTGGTCGACGCCTGGCTGCTGGAGGCCGGACTGGTCGACCGCGAGGGCAACAGCCAGCAGGCCCACGAGGCGCTGCGCAAGGCGTTGGCGACAGCGGAACCCGCCGACGCGTTGCGCTCGTTCCACAACGCCGGCAAACCGGTCCGGGACCTGCTCGCCAAGGGGGCCGGGAGATTCGGCCGCCTCGACCGCTTCGCGACCGCGGTGCTCACCACGGTGCCGACGCCGCGGACCGGTGATCCCGACAGCCTCACCGGGCGGGAACGCGCGCTGCTGGTGGAGTTGCCGTCGATGCGCACGGCCGAGGAGATCGCCGACTCGATGTACGTGTCGATCAACACGGTGAAGACGCACCTGCGCGGCATCTACCGCAAGCTCGGGGTGAGCCAACGCCGGGACGCCGTGGTCGTGGCCCGCAGACTCGGCCTCATCTGA
- a CDS encoding AAA family ATPase, translating into MSLTNGAVPRERLFALLDKLVGDAVTLVHAPTGTGKSTLLATWADRCGPHVALVNVERRYGEPDVLRQAIHDASTRTRSCLVLDNADRLAGSPAAHLLTGLARDRGHGLVLAGRSSLPLRTWLRAHGGLAEIRAEDLVFTRQEATALLRAHHVHPSLDDFDALLARTGGHAATLRLAVTSLTERGTPTVPRPRDPARSPHSPVRTSHVLDDVESAPRGDSVTR; encoded by the coding sequence GCGCGAGCGGCTGTTCGCGTTGCTCGACAAGCTCGTCGGCGACGCGGTCACGCTCGTGCACGCACCGACCGGCACCGGCAAGTCGACCCTGCTCGCGACCTGGGCGGACCGGTGCGGCCCGCACGTCGCGCTGGTCAACGTCGAACGCCGGTACGGCGAACCCGACGTGCTGCGCCAGGCCATCCACGACGCGTCGACCCGGACGCGGTCGTGCCTGGTCCTCGACAACGCCGACCGCCTGGCGGGCAGCCCGGCCGCGCACCTGCTCACCGGGCTCGCCCGCGACCGCGGGCACGGGTTGGTGCTCGCGGGTCGTTCGTCGCTGCCGTTGCGCACGTGGCTGCGTGCACACGGCGGTCTCGCCGAGATCCGAGCCGAGGACCTGGTTTTCACCCGACAAGAAGCGACCGCGTTGCTCCGTGCACACCACGTGCACCCGAGCCTCGACGATTTCGACGCACTGTTGGCCCGGACGGGTGGCCACGCGGCGACATTGCGACTCGCCGTCACCTCGCTTACCGAACGCGGTACGCCGACCGTGCCACGGCCCAGGGACCCGGCACGATCCCCGCATTCACCCGTCCGGACCTCGCATGTCCTCGACGACGTGGAATCGGCGCCGCGAGGGGATTCCGTCACCCGCTGA